From a single Alloactinosynnema sp. L-07 genomic region:
- a CDS encoding sigma-70 family RNA polymerase sigma factor, giving the protein MSGLTRGRRTARRSDGADLTSDQALRAAYRAHGPELYRFALRTLRDEGGAQDVVQEVFLRAWRAADRYDPDVASLRVWLFAIARHVVVDEVRRSTARPARVFGLIPEEPAQDAEGFDERHLTAWLIEEALTRISPEHRGALIETYFRGRSHAEVAAEQGVPTGTLRSRLFYGLKSLRVALEEMGVEL; this is encoded by the coding sequence ATGAGCGGGCTTACCCGCGGGCGACGGACCGCGCGCCGGTCGGACGGTGCTGATCTGACCTCCGACCAGGCACTTCGTGCCGCGTATCGGGCCCATGGCCCGGAGCTCTACCGCTTCGCCCTGCGCACGTTGCGCGACGAGGGCGGCGCCCAAGACGTGGTGCAGGAGGTGTTCCTGCGCGCGTGGCGCGCGGCCGACCGCTATGACCCGGACGTGGCGAGCCTGCGGGTGTGGCTGTTCGCCATCGCCCGGCACGTGGTTGTCGACGAGGTCCGGCGCAGCACCGCCCGGCCCGCGCGCGTTTTCGGCCTGATTCCCGAGGAACCAGCCCAGGACGCCGAGGGTTTCGACGAGCGCCACCTGACGGCATGGCTCATCGAGGAGGCGCTGACCAGGATCAGCCCCGAGCACCGCGGCGCGCTGATCGAGACCTACTTCCGCGGCCGGTCGCACGCCGAGGTGGCCGCCGAGCAGGGCGTGCCGACCGGGACGCTGCGCAGCAGGCTGTTCTACGGTTTGAAATCACTCCGCGTGGCCTTGGAGGAGATGGGGGTGGAGCTGTGA
- a CDS encoding MerR family transcriptional regulator: MRELCAEAGLSVATVKFYLREGLLPPGERTGPNQADYDESHVRRLRLIRSLAGIGGLSIAAIRDVLADSAHDLLKAGRGKLDVTDEERAWALDRISAMAESRGWDLRGADTAVSALVGVLCAFRRLGHCELLDHVDSYAELAEAIARLDRTADAETSPAGTVLGDILLVALRRLARRRG, from the coding sequence ATGCGCGAACTCTGTGCCGAGGCGGGCCTGTCGGTGGCGACGGTCAAGTTCTACCTGCGCGAGGGCTTGCTGCCGCCGGGGGAGCGCACCGGCCCGAACCAGGCCGACTACGACGAGAGCCACGTGCGCAGGCTGCGGCTCATCCGCTCGCTGGCCGGCATCGGCGGCCTGTCGATCGCCGCGATCCGCGACGTGCTCGCCGACTCCGCCCACGACCTGCTCAAGGCCGGGCGCGGCAAACTGGACGTGACCGATGAGGAACGCGCGTGGGCGCTGGACCGGATCTCCGCCATGGCCGAATCCCGCGGCTGGGACCTGCGCGGCGCGGACACCGCCGTGTCCGCCCTGGTCGGCGTCCTGTGCGCGTTCCGGCGGCTGGGCCACTGCGAGCTGCTCGACCACGTCGACAGCTACGCCGAACTCGCCGAGGCGATCGCCCGCCTCGACCGGACCGCCGACGCCGAGACCTCCCCGGCGGGCACGGTCCTGGGCGACATCCTCCTGGTCGCCCTGCGCAGGCTGGCCCGACGACGCGGCTGA
- a CDS encoding DUF1702 family protein, with protein MGTAWRALRRRILTPSTSETLLDVRGFHKKSPEAQENLETVGRSFLEGYAHAAEAATVSEAAARMDEIPPYYRGFAYEGAGMGFAVRDGLPLGPTNLTDKFLAGEGDKHVYMVYVGIGWAMARLPRFRWPKAKNLDPLLSWLVLDGYGFHQAYFKTKRYIDEQYVDPRFPWPGGDYSKTTEATSYANRALDQGIGRAMWFIGGSDGELVAKMINKFPEHRREDLFAGTGLAATYAGGADESELLRYRDLVGQYQPVVSQSSAFASEARVRAGLVIPHTEIASRVFCGLSPQDAAQVTHDARRGLPADGELPAYEVWRQRVAGQFVSLGGVSR; from the coding sequence TTGGGCACAGCATGGCGCGCGCTACGGCGCCGGATCCTGACCCCGAGCACGTCGGAGACCTTGCTCGACGTCCGAGGGTTCCACAAGAAGAGCCCCGAGGCCCAGGAGAACCTGGAGACCGTCGGCCGCAGCTTCCTGGAGGGCTACGCGCACGCCGCGGAGGCCGCCACCGTCAGCGAGGCCGCGGCGCGGATGGACGAGATCCCGCCGTACTACCGCGGTTTCGCCTATGAGGGCGCGGGAATGGGGTTCGCGGTCCGCGACGGACTGCCGCTGGGTCCCACGAACCTCACCGACAAGTTCCTCGCCGGTGAGGGCGACAAGCACGTCTACATGGTCTACGTCGGCATCGGCTGGGCGATGGCCAGGCTGCCGCGCTTCCGCTGGCCCAAGGCGAAGAACCTGGACCCGCTGCTGAGCTGGCTGGTCCTCGACGGGTACGGCTTCCACCAGGCCTACTTCAAGACCAAGCGCTACATCGACGAGCAGTACGTCGACCCGCGCTTCCCGTGGCCCGGTGGCGATTACTCCAAGACCACCGAGGCGACCTCGTACGCCAACCGGGCTCTGGACCAGGGGATCGGCCGGGCGATGTGGTTCATCGGCGGCAGCGACGGCGAACTGGTCGCCAAGATGATCAACAAGTTCCCCGAGCACCGCCGCGAGGACCTCTTCGCGGGCACCGGGCTCGCGGCCACCTACGCCGGTGGCGCCGACGAGTCCGAGCTGCTGCGCTACCGCGACCTGGTGGGCCAGTACCAGCCGGTGGTGAGCCAGTCCTCGGCGTTCGCGTCGGAGGCCAGGGTCCGGGCCGGGCTGGTCATCCCGCACACCGAGATCGCGTCCCGAGTGTTCTGCGGACTGTCCCCTCAGGACGCAGCGCAAGTCACCCACGATGCCCGTCGCGGCCTGCCGGCCGACGGCGAGCTGCCCGCCTATGAGGTCTGGCGCCAGCGCGTCGCAGGCCAATTCGTTTCACTGGGAGGTGTGAGTCGATGA
- a CDS encoding GMC family oxidoreductase N-terminal domain-containing protein yields the protein MTTETTDVLIVGSGFGGAIAAYHLATGGAKVTILERGPWLQAEDFDHDYLLGKSYTRAFDFVAGDGMSILSGNCVGGGSVVYFAALPRAPRFVFERQGSIGRRMWPAAISRDTLDPWYDRVSSAIPVQQQTWDDISYAGGLWAAACDNAGRTANPVPVGIDNGKCTNCNWMMAGCKFDAKKSLLFNYLPGAAAAGAEIRPLHEVQRLERLDDGGYRVHYLHVDDEDYRITTGGGAIEAKIVILAAGAGATPVILQRSEAELGPMPHAVGRYFSGNGERLNTAIINEDRARDVLGLDRGDGRAYAANQIGKGPVIASWDRLDGSLPEYRRYSLEQLYFPPGLGTILAQAHGEDGPTWLGPAKKEMLRRWQSWLTIFQIVEDDNEGVFGPPPPTGNAYRISQQMLGRGPLSYDPTPNTLGAWAAADADVRDILERDGIATVLPWTNDLVGAYTVHPLSSCRIGDDPATSALDDRHELRGHPGIFVTDGSAVPAALTVNPALTISALAERAMPGIVAAARARGIKVGYDGSLPDPATTKPLLRPGTVPLSA from the coding sequence GTGACCACCGAGACCACCGATGTCCTGATCGTCGGCAGCGGGTTCGGCGGCGCCATCGCCGCCTACCACCTGGCCACCGGCGGGGCGAAGGTCACCATCCTCGAACGCGGCCCGTGGCTGCAGGCCGAGGACTTCGACCACGACTACCTGCTCGGCAAGAGCTACACCCGGGCCTTCGACTTCGTCGCGGGCGACGGGATGAGCATCCTGAGCGGCAACTGCGTCGGCGGCGGCAGCGTGGTCTACTTCGCCGCCCTGCCCCGCGCGCCGCGGTTCGTCTTCGAGCGGCAGGGCAGCATCGGCCGCCGCATGTGGCCCGCCGCGATCAGCCGCGACACGCTCGACCCGTGGTACGACCGGGTGTCCTCGGCGATCCCGGTGCAGCAGCAGACCTGGGACGACATCAGCTACGCGGGCGGTCTGTGGGCCGCGGCGTGCGACAACGCGGGCCGCACGGCCAACCCGGTGCCGGTGGGCATCGACAACGGCAAGTGCACCAACTGCAACTGGATGATGGCGGGCTGCAAGTTCGACGCCAAGAAGTCGCTGCTGTTCAACTACCTGCCCGGCGCGGCGGCCGCGGGCGCGGAGATCCGCCCGCTGCACGAGGTCCAGCGGCTGGAGCGGCTCGACGACGGCGGCTACCGGGTGCACTACCTGCACGTCGACGACGAGGACTACCGGATCACCACCGGCGGCGGCGCCATCGAAGCCAAGATCGTCATCCTGGCGGCGGGCGCAGGCGCGACCCCGGTCATCCTGCAGCGGTCGGAGGCCGAACTCGGCCCGATGCCGCACGCGGTCGGCCGCTACTTCTCCGGCAACGGCGAGCGCCTCAACACCGCGATCATCAACGAGGACCGCGCCCGCGACGTGCTCGGCCTCGACCGCGGCGACGGCCGCGCCTACGCGGCCAACCAGATCGGCAAGGGCCCGGTGATCGCCAGCTGGGACCGGCTCGACGGGTCGCTGCCGGAGTACCGGCGCTACTCCCTTGAGCAGCTGTACTTCCCGCCCGGCCTCGGCACGATCCTGGCCCAGGCGCACGGTGAGGACGGCCCGACCTGGCTGGGTCCGGCGAAGAAGGAGATGCTGCGCCGCTGGCAGTCGTGGCTGACGATCTTCCAGATCGTCGAGGACGACAACGAGGGCGTCTTCGGCCCGCCGCCGCCCACCGGCAACGCCTACCGCATCTCCCAGCAGATGCTGGGCCGCGGACCGCTGAGCTACGACCCGACGCCCAACACGCTCGGGGCGTGGGCGGCCGCCGACGCCGACGTCCGCGACATCCTCGAACGCGACGGCATCGCCACGGTGCTGCCGTGGACCAACGACCTCGTCGGCGCGTACACCGTGCACCCGCTGTCGTCGTGCCGTATCGGCGACGACCCGGCGACCTCGGCGCTCGACGACCGCCATGAGCTGCGCGGACACCCTGGCATCTTCGTGACCGACGGTTCGGCGGTGCCCGCCGCGCTCACGGTCAACCCCGCGCTCACGATCTCCGCGCTGGCCGAGCGGGCGATGCCCGGCATCGTCGCCGCCGCGCGGGCGCGCGGGATCAAGGTCGGCTACGACGGGTCGCTGCCGGACCCGGCGACGACCAAGCCGTTGCTGCGGCCGGGGACCGTACCGCTGAGCGCCTGA
- a CDS encoding DUF4394 domain-containing protein produces MRKATTAIVACAAVLAAVLGTGSAAATPKHHPRSGGELLVLSTNGFLTRHDAGFPLLVKGKARITGVAAGDRLIGIDVRPATGVLYSLSAGGQLYTVDAHTGQATAVGAPIALNGTAIGIDFNPTVDRIRVVTSSGQNLRLVPGTGAVAATDTPLAYAPTDKAAGTTPAVAAAGYTNSVAGATSTLLYDLDAARDTLVTQGTAPGVTPAVSPNTGQLFTVGRLGLRITAVNGFDIKGAAPAGPFDPSDYRAIAAVQLGGPLSVLARVDLATGRAHVVAPLFSRAVGVAFIG; encoded by the coding sequence ATGCGCAAAGCGACTACCGCCATCGTGGCCTGCGCCGCGGTCCTCGCCGCGGTACTGGGCACCGGCAGCGCGGCGGCCACCCCGAAGCACCACCCCCGCTCCGGTGGCGAACTGCTCGTGCTGAGCACCAATGGGTTCCTGACCAGGCATGACGCGGGGTTCCCGCTGCTGGTCAAGGGCAAGGCGCGGATCACCGGCGTGGCCGCTGGCGACCGCCTGATCGGCATCGACGTCCGGCCCGCCACGGGCGTGCTGTACTCGCTGTCGGCGGGCGGCCAGCTCTACACCGTCGACGCCCACACGGGACAGGCCACCGCGGTCGGCGCCCCGATCGCGCTCAACGGCACCGCGATCGGCATCGACTTCAACCCGACGGTCGACCGGATCCGGGTGGTGACCTCGTCCGGCCAGAACCTGCGGCTCGTGCCCGGCACCGGCGCGGTGGCCGCCACGGATACCCCCTTGGCCTACGCCCCGACCGACAAGGCCGCGGGCACGACCCCGGCCGTCGCCGCGGCGGGCTACACCAACAGCGTCGCGGGCGCGACGAGCACGCTGCTCTACGACCTCGACGCCGCCCGGGACACGCTGGTCACCCAGGGAACCGCGCCCGGCGTCACCCCGGCCGTGTCCCCTAACACCGGGCAGCTGTTCACCGTGGGCAGGCTCGGTCTGCGGATCACCGCGGTCAATGGTTTCGACATCAAGGGAGCCGCTCCGGCGGGCCCGTTCGACCCGAGTGACTACCGGGCCATCGCGGCCGTCCAACTCGGCGGGCCGCTGTCGGTGTTGGCCCGCGTCGACCTCGCCACCGGGCGGGCGCACGTCGTGGCGCCGCTGTTCAGCAGGGCGGTCGGCGTCGCCTTCATCGGCTGA
- a CDS encoding anti-sigma factor, protein MNENAHRALKEVLGAYALDQLDEHERLAVEAHLAGCQECRAELREITPVAESLRLVDVDQLGPVPPSPPPDLGEAVLARIRAERGERVRAPRWAVPAAAAVAAVALGAGVGWWAHPDAPAPTQDAKVPLEAVAVRGPDPRISASAQLVPHTWGVEIKLTATGFETGEPYRVMVTDADGRKIPAGEFIGTGPKEMKCNLNSSVLRANANGFEVTDPSGALVLESTF, encoded by the coding sequence GTGAATGAGAACGCCCATCGCGCCCTCAAGGAGGTGCTCGGCGCCTACGCGCTCGACCAGCTCGACGAACATGAGCGGCTGGCCGTCGAAGCGCACCTGGCCGGGTGTCAGGAGTGTCGGGCCGAACTGCGTGAGATCACCCCGGTCGCCGAGAGCCTGCGCCTAGTCGACGTAGACCAGCTTGGCCCGGTGCCGCCGTCGCCGCCCCCGGACCTGGGGGAGGCGGTGCTCGCCCGGATCCGCGCCGAACGGGGCGAGCGGGTCCGGGCGCCCCGCTGGGCGGTACCGGCCGCCGCGGCGGTGGCCGCGGTCGCTCTAGGCGCGGGAGTCGGGTGGTGGGCGCATCCGGACGCGCCCGCGCCGACCCAGGACGCGAAGGTGCCGCTGGAGGCGGTCGCCGTGCGGGGACCGGACCCCAGGATCAGCGCGAGCGCGCAGCTTGTTCCCCACACCTGGGGTGTCGAGATCAAGCTGACCGCCACCGGGTTCGAGACCGGCGAACCCTATCGGGTCATGGTCACCGACGCCGATGGGCGCAAGATCCCCGCGGGCGAGTTCATCGGCACCGGGCCGAAAGAGATGAAGTGCAATCTCAACAGCTCGGTGCTCCGGGCGAACGCCAACGGATTCGAGGTCACCGATCCGTCCGGCGCTCTCGTCCTCGAGTCGACGTTCTGA
- a CDS encoding enediyne biosynthesis protein, which produces MAETKAAPAAVRHDPKVTMALRNFAMSITVFNILGYLLLGFEQPWIWPLVALATGYTVELGLEKLGARAEGRDPRYAGGGFKGLMVFLFPAHITSLAVNMLIYVNDRIWVLIFGVTLAVGAKWILRAPVKGRMRHFMNPSNFGIAMILLLFPWGSIAPPYHFTEHTSGWVDWLIPGLIIIGGTMINGKLTGRMWLIAGWVGVFAAQSIVRGWLFDTSIPAALGMMTGVAFILFTNYMITDPGTSPSKPWAQFAFGGGVALAYGVLIVAHVAYNIFLATALVCLIRGCFHWTVHFINKSKVSAPPVTLVPAATVTTEPKAA; this is translated from the coding sequence ATGGCCGAGACCAAGGCCGCTCCCGCAGCGGTTCGGCATGATCCGAAGGTCACCATGGCGTTGCGCAACTTCGCCATGTCGATCACGGTGTTCAACATCCTCGGTTACCTGCTGCTCGGCTTCGAGCAGCCGTGGATCTGGCCGCTGGTGGCCCTGGCCACCGGCTACACCGTCGAGCTCGGCCTGGAGAAGCTCGGCGCCCGCGCCGAGGGCCGCGACCCGCGCTACGCGGGCGGCGGGTTCAAGGGCCTGATGGTGTTCCTGTTCCCCGCGCACATCACCAGCCTCGCGGTGAACATGCTGATCTACGTCAACGACCGGATCTGGGTGCTCATCTTCGGTGTCACCCTGGCCGTCGGCGCGAAGTGGATCCTGCGGGCTCCGGTGAAGGGCCGCATGCGGCATTTCATGAACCCGTCGAACTTCGGCATCGCGATGATCCTGCTGCTGTTCCCGTGGGGCTCGATCGCGCCGCCGTACCACTTCACCGAGCACACCTCGGGCTGGGTGGACTGGCTGATCCCCGGTCTGATCATCATCGGCGGCACGATGATCAACGGCAAGCTGACCGGCCGGATGTGGCTGATCGCGGGCTGGGTGGGCGTGTTCGCCGCCCAGTCGATCGTCCGCGGCTGGCTGTTCGACACGTCGATCCCGGCCGCGCTGGGCATGATGACCGGCGTCGCGTTCATCCTGTTCACCAACTACATGATCACCGACCCCGGCACGTCCCCGTCGAAGCCGTGGGCGCAGTTCGCCTTCGGCGGCGGTGTGGCGCTGGCCTACGGCGTGCTGATCGTGGCGCACGTGGCGTACAACATCTTCCTCGCCACCGCGTTGGTGTGCCTGATCCGGGGCTGCTTCCACTGGACGGTGCACTTCATCAACAAGTCCAAGGTGTCGGCGCCCCCGGTCACGCTGGTGCCCGCGGCGACCGTCACCACGGAACCGAAGGCGGCCTGA
- a CDS encoding CRTAC1 family protein translates to MTAKPGWLHRQLPGIIALVLVVTTFMVARLPETSAAEKSVMAKDFKFSPMSIAMPSGFKQQEVRKVNQDYKHIDAWISSVGAAIAMNDVDADGLPNDLCITDPRIDQVVVTPVPDRNGDRYPPFALNPGVLPMNGQIAPMGCLPGDFNEDGRIDLLVYYWGRTPIIFYTKPGAKKLDPDCFVAVELVPTSTSGIYEGPQWNSNAVTYEDFDGNGHADILITNYFKHSPVLDDRVAGGVEMNDSMSDARNGGEDYFFLNQGKGKFTMVDDALPVEVSKGWELGAASADIDGDGLPELHLANDFGPDHLLHNKSTPGKLAFEEIRAYGSPVVPKSKQIGNDSFKGMGEDFADLDGDGLYDLFVSNITTSWGIEESNFHFLTKAKDQTDLRNKLNAGEAPFDDVSGKVNTAWSGWGWDVKAGDFTNQGVNQVVQATGFVKGYVNRWPQLQELATANDQLLIDPVFWPNVTLGDDVGGDHTMKFFVRGADGRYADLAPELGLAIPVPTRGVATGDADGDGRLDFAMARQWDQPVYYRNEAPNVGKAITLCLFHEDTPGSPVVGAQAVATLPDGRKVIGRVDGGGGHSGKRSNDIHLGLGDVSGPVQVHLTWRDRAGQRQEQDLQLTPGMHALLLGAQAKEK, encoded by the coding sequence ATGACCGCCAAACCTGGATGGCTGCACAGGCAGCTTCCTGGGATCATCGCTTTGGTCTTGGTGGTGACCACGTTCATGGTGGCCCGCCTGCCGGAGACCTCGGCGGCCGAGAAGTCGGTGATGGCCAAGGACTTCAAGTTCAGCCCGATGTCCATCGCCATGCCGAGCGGCTTCAAGCAGCAAGAGGTCCGCAAGGTCAACCAGGACTACAAGCACATCGACGCGTGGATCTCGTCGGTCGGCGCGGCCATCGCGATGAACGACGTCGACGCCGACGGTCTGCCCAACGACCTGTGCATCACCGACCCGCGCATCGACCAGGTCGTGGTGACGCCGGTGCCGGACCGCAACGGCGACCGCTACCCGCCCTTCGCGCTGAACCCCGGCGTGCTGCCGATGAACGGCCAGATCGCCCCGATGGGCTGCCTGCCGGGCGACTTCAACGAGGACGGCCGGATCGACCTGCTGGTCTACTACTGGGGCCGCACGCCGATCATCTTCTACACCAAGCCGGGGGCCAAGAAGCTCGACCCCGACTGCTTCGTCGCGGTGGAGCTGGTGCCCACCTCCACCAGCGGCATCTACGAGGGCCCGCAGTGGAACAGCAACGCCGTCACCTATGAGGACTTCGACGGCAACGGCCACGCCGACATCCTGATCACCAACTACTTCAAGCACAGCCCGGTGCTCGACGACCGGGTCGCGGGCGGCGTCGAGATGAACGACTCGATGTCCGACGCGCGCAACGGCGGTGAGGACTACTTCTTCCTCAACCAGGGCAAGGGCAAGTTCACGATGGTGGACGACGCGCTGCCGGTGGAGGTCTCCAAGGGCTGGGAGCTGGGCGCGGCCTCGGCCGACATCGACGGCGACGGCCTGCCCGAGCTGCACCTGGCCAACGACTTCGGCCCCGACCACCTGCTGCACAACAAGTCCACGCCGGGCAAGCTGGCCTTCGAGGAGATCCGGGCCTACGGCTCGCCGGTGGTCCCCAAGTCCAAGCAGATCGGCAACGACTCGTTCAAGGGCATGGGTGAGGACTTCGCCGACCTCGACGGCGACGGTCTCTACGACCTGTTCGTCTCCAACATCACCACATCGTGGGGCATCGAGGAGAGCAACTTCCACTTCCTGACCAAGGCCAAGGACCAGACCGACCTGCGCAACAAGCTCAACGCGGGCGAGGCGCCGTTCGACGACGTCAGCGGCAAGGTCAACACCGCCTGGTCGGGCTGGGGCTGGGACGTCAAGGCCGGTGACTTCACCAACCAGGGCGTCAACCAGGTCGTGCAGGCCACCGGCTTCGTCAAGGGCTACGTCAACCGCTGGCCGCAGCTGCAGGAACTGGCCACCGCCAACGACCAGCTGCTCATCGACCCGGTCTTCTGGCCGAACGTGACCCTCGGCGACGACGTCGGCGGCGACCACACGATGAAGTTCTTCGTGCGCGGCGCGGACGGCCGCTACGCCGACCTGGCCCCCGAGTTGGGCCTGGCCATCCCGGTGCCCACCCGCGGTGTCGCCACGGGTGACGCCGACGGCGACGGCAGGCTCGACTTCGCCATGGCCCGGCAGTGGGACCAGCCGGTGTACTACCGCAACGAGGCGCCCAACGTGGGCAAGGCGATCACCCTGTGCCTGTTCCACGAGGACACCCCCGGCTCCCCGGTCGTGGGCGCGCAGGCCGTCGCCACCCTCCCCGACGGCCGCAAGGTCATCGGCCGGGTCGACGGCGGCGGCGGGCACTCCGGCAAGCGCAGCAACGACATCCACCTCGGCCTCGGCGACGTGTCCGGGCCGGTCCAGGTGCACCTGACCTGGCGGGACCGCGCGGGCCAGCGCCAGGAACAGGATCTGCAATTGACCCCGGGCATGCACGCGCTGTTGCTCGGCGCCCAGGCGAAGGAGAAGTGA
- a CDS encoding cytochrome P450, with protein sequence MTHPRRVPPGPPRSQTFSLLKQLKSDRLTLMSTAAETYGDAVRVGIGPKTLYYFNHPDHAKHILADNSANYHKGIGYVEARRALGDGLLTSDGALWREQRRTIQPVFQARRISGQADTVIEEAAKLVARLRTRESGGPVDVLHELTGFTLGVLGRTLLDADLDAFESIGHSFEAVQDQAMFEMETMGMVPTWLPLRRQREFRAASADLTRIVEALVAERRGNPRDPADDVISRLILSTKEEADPKVASQRMRDELITLLLAGHETTASTVGWALYLVDKHPEVAQRLHEEAVAVLGDRTPVLEDLKQLTYTNMVLEEAMRLFPPVWILTRRAVEEDEVGGYHVPAGSDVMVCPYTLHRHPAFWDEPEKFDPERFDPERPNTRPRYAYLPFGAGPRFCVGSHLGLMEAAFVVSMIAREMRMKLVPDYPVVPEPMLSLRVKGGLPMTVHSL encoded by the coding sequence ATGACCCACCCGCGCCGGGTTCCCCCCGGTCCCCCACGCAGCCAGACGTTCAGCCTGCTCAAGCAGCTCAAGAGCGACCGCCTCACGCTGATGTCCACGGCGGCGGAGACCTACGGGGACGCGGTGCGGGTGGGCATCGGCCCGAAGACCCTGTATTACTTCAACCACCCCGACCACGCCAAGCACATCCTGGCCGACAACAGCGCCAACTACCACAAGGGCATCGGCTACGTCGAAGCCCGTCGCGCCCTCGGCGACGGCCTGCTGACCAGCGATGGTGCCCTGTGGCGCGAGCAGCGGCGCACGATCCAGCCGGTGTTCCAGGCCAGGCGGATCAGCGGCCAGGCCGACACGGTCATCGAGGAGGCGGCCAAGCTCGTCGCCCGCCTGCGCACCCGCGAGTCGGGTGGGCCGGTGGACGTGCTGCACGAGCTGACCGGCTTCACCCTCGGCGTGCTCGGTCGCACCCTGCTCGACGCCGACCTCGACGCGTTCGAGTCGATCGGCCACTCGTTCGAGGCCGTGCAGGACCAGGCCATGTTCGAGATGGAGACCATGGGCATGGTGCCGACGTGGTTGCCGCTGCGCAGGCAGCGGGAGTTCCGCGCGGCCAGTGCCGACCTGACCCGCATCGTCGAGGCGCTGGTGGCCGAGCGACGCGGCAACCCGCGCGACCCGGCCGACGACGTGATCTCCCGGCTGATCCTGTCCACCAAAGAGGAAGCCGACCCGAAGGTCGCGAGCCAGCGCATGCGCGACGAGCTGATCACGCTGCTGCTGGCCGGGCACGAGACGACGGCCAGCACGGTGGGCTGGGCTCTGTACCTTGTGGACAAACACCCTGAGGTCGCTCAGCGGCTGCACGAGGAGGCGGTGGCCGTGCTCGGCGACCGCACCCCGGTGCTGGAGGACCTCAAGCAGCTCACGTACACCAACATGGTCCTCGAAGAGGCCATGCGGCTGTTCCCGCCGGTCTGGATCCTCACCCGGCGCGCGGTCGAGGAGGACGAGGTCGGCGGCTACCACGTGCCCGCGGGGTCGGACGTCATGGTGTGCCCCTACACCCTGCACCGACACCCGGCGTTCTGGGACGAGCCGGAGAAGTTCGACCCGGAGCGGTTCGACCCGGAACGGCCCAACACGCGGCCGCGGTACGCGTACCTGCCATTCGGCGCGGGCCCGCGCTTCTGCGTCGGCAGCCACCTTGGGCTGATGGAGGCCGCGTTCGTGGTCTCCATGATCGCCAGGGAGATGCGGATGAAGCTGGTCCCGGACTACCCGGTGGTGCCGGAGCCGATGCTGTCGCTGCGGGTCAAGGGCGGGTTGCCGATGACGGTGCACTCGCTCTGA
- a CDS encoding DUF5987 family protein, whose amino-acid sequence MHSGTSDEQVKTITLEAFADTIVPGEKRSPDDRAIAGVSTGGGAVQSGALEMLHHPATGITAGLESLVGMLNGHATNYAADKGITLDDTVPPFVALEFDDRVALIRILTTPGHPEKSGWVLLALFCNMAFDSAAHISTHDAIAEGHPGLLTIGFELPQKDGLWRFKDYSYGRQFAKPHPDTTATGSPA is encoded by the coding sequence GTGCACTCGGGCACCTCAGACGAACAGGTCAAAACGATCACGTTGGAAGCGTTCGCGGACACGATCGTGCCTGGCGAGAAGCGCAGCCCCGACGACCGTGCCATCGCCGGTGTCTCGACCGGCGGCGGTGCCGTGCAGTCCGGCGCCCTGGAGATGCTGCACCACCCCGCGACCGGGATCACCGCCGGGCTGGAGTCGCTGGTCGGGATGCTCAACGGCCACGCCACGAACTATGCCGCCGACAAGGGGATCACCCTCGACGACACGGTTCCGCCGTTCGTGGCGCTGGAGTTCGACGACCGGGTCGCGCTCATCCGAATCCTGACCACCCCCGGTCACCCGGAGAAGTCGGGTTGGGTGCTGCTGGCCCTGTTCTGCAACATGGCCTTCGACAGCGCCGCGCACATCAGTACCCACGACGCGATCGCCGAAGGCCACCCCGGCCTGCTCACCATCGGGTTCGAGCTGCCGCAGAAGGACGGCCTGTGGCGGTTCAAGGACTACTCCTACGGCAGGCAGTTCGCCAAGCCGCACCCCGACACGACTGCCACTGGGAGCCCGGCGTGA